In Halosegnis marinus, one genomic interval encodes:
- a CDS encoding CoA-transferase subunit beta yields MADYTDTELMIARAAQELGDDDTVLVGVGVPNIACNLAKRTGAPGLRMIYESGTVDSDPSSLPLSIGDPVLASNARSVVPMVDGFGYYLQAGRIDVGFLGGAQIDKHGNINSTVIGDYDDPDVRLPGSGGACEIASNTERTLVITPHSERRFPEEVDFVTSPGYVGGREGREELGLRGGPEAVITDKAVMEFDDAGEMYVTSLHPGVSREDVRDATGWDISFADEVAETPVPTDEELRLIREELDPDGVYTGGGE; encoded by the coding sequence ATGGCCGACTACACCGACACCGAACTGATGATAGCCCGCGCCGCCCAGGAACTCGGCGACGACGACACCGTCCTCGTCGGCGTCGGCGTGCCGAACATCGCCTGCAACCTCGCCAAGCGGACGGGCGCGCCCGGCCTGCGGATGATATACGAGTCGGGCACCGTCGATTCGGACCCCTCGTCGCTCCCGCTCTCCATCGGCGACCCCGTCCTCGCGTCGAACGCGCGCAGCGTCGTGCCGATGGTGGACGGCTTCGGCTACTACCTCCAGGCGGGCCGCATCGACGTGGGCTTCCTCGGCGGCGCGCAGATAGACAAACACGGCAACATCAACTCCACCGTCATCGGCGACTACGACGACCCGGACGTGCGCCTGCCGGGGAGCGGCGGGGCCTGCGAGATAGCGAGCAACACCGAGCGCACGCTCGTCATCACCCCCCACAGCGAGCGACGGTTCCCCGAGGAGGTGGACTTCGTGACGAGTCCGGGCTACGTCGGCGGGCGCGAGGGCCGCGAGGAACTCGGCCTGCGCGGCGGCCCCGAGGCCGTCATCACCGACAAGGCGGTCATGGAGTTCGACGACGCCGGCGAAATGTACGTCACGTCGCTCCACCCCGGCGTCTCCCGGGAGGACGTCCGCGACGCCACCGGCTGGGACATCTCGTTCGCCGACGAGGTGGCCGAGACGCCCGTCCCGACCGACGAGGAACTGCGGCTCATCCGGGAGGAACTCGACCCCGACGGGGTGTACACGGGCGGCGGGGAGTAG
- a CDS encoding VOC family protein — protein sequence MRPTVRGIHHVTGIVRDAGANVGFYADTLGLRFLKRTVDLEDRFSYHFHYGDATGSAGSVLTSFPFPDEADGRVGRPQIADASLAVPAGSLGYWRDRLADAGAEVGAVEERFAERALPVRDPDGTRLELVTARAHAEPWDGGDVPAEHGIRGVAGVSLLSASPFVTASLLETFGFERGGQEGDRVRYETGRGVVDLLDREAPFGREGAGTIHHVAFGVESDEALHEWRDVLADREDARVSYVKDREFYRSLYVRGAGGILFELATEPTDLTAGDPAPGEHLYLPDRFEEDRDLIESQLPPL from the coding sequence GTGCGACCGACCGTCCGCGGCATCCACCACGTCACCGGCATCGTCCGCGACGCGGGGGCGAACGTCGGCTTCTACGCCGACACGCTCGGCCTCCGCTTCCTGAAGCGGACCGTCGACCTGGAGGACCGCTTCTCGTATCACTTCCACTACGGCGACGCGACCGGGAGCGCGGGGAGCGTGCTCACCTCCTTCCCGTTCCCGGACGAGGCCGACGGCCGCGTGGGCCGCCCGCAGATAGCCGACGCCTCGCTCGCGGTGCCGGCGGGGTCGCTCGGCTACTGGCGCGACCGCCTGGCGGACGCGGGCGCCGAGGTCGGGGCGGTCGAGGAACGCTTCGCGGAACGCGCCCTCCCCGTGCGCGACCCGGACGGCACCCGGCTGGAACTCGTGACCGCCCGCGCCCACGCGGAGCCGTGGGACGGCGGCGACGTGCCCGCGGAACACGGGATTCGGGGCGTCGCGGGCGTCTCCCTGCTCTCGGCCAGCCCGTTCGTCACCGCCAGCCTGCTGGAGACGTTCGGGTTCGAGCGCGGCGGCCAGGAGGGCGACCGCGTGCGCTACGAGACGGGTCGCGGCGTCGTGGACCTCCTCGACCGGGAGGCCCCGTTCGGCCGCGAGGGCGCCGGGACGATACATCACGTCGCGTTCGGCGTGGAGAGCGACGAGGCGCTCCACGAGTGGCGCGACGTGCTCGCCGACCGCGAGGACGCGCGCGTCTCCTACGTGAAGGACCGGGAGTTCTACCGCTCGCTGTACGTCCGGGGCGCGGGCGGTATCCTGTTCGAACTCGCGACGGAACCGACGGACCTCACGGCGGGCGACCCAGCGCCCGGCGAGCACCTCTACCTCCCCGACCGCTTCGAGGAGGACCGCGACCTCATCGAGTCGCAGTTGCCCCCGCTATGA
- a CDS encoding alpha/beta hydrolase: MSIDPHADEPIRTAGAPPQAAEAAVVLLHGRGDSPEGILRLVDDVYRRGVLYVAPAAAGRVWYPGGFAEPVTERREAFVESALGQVERALALAAETGIAPDRTVLAGFSQGAAVAAEYATRRPERFGGLGLLAGGLLGPTDALDPRDGSLAGTPAFLGVGDEDPYVGPAHVAATADVLRAMGAEVRAETYPDLGHAVGDGEIAGLNDLVGGVAPE, translated from the coding sequence ATGAGCATCGACCCGCACGCCGACGAGCCGATACGGACCGCCGGCGCGCCCCCGCAGGCGGCGGAGGCGGCCGTCGTCCTCCTCCACGGCCGCGGCGACTCGCCCGAGGGAATCCTGCGGCTCGTGGACGACGTGTACCGTCGAGGGGTGCTCTACGTCGCCCCCGCCGCCGCGGGCCGCGTCTGGTACCCCGGCGGGTTCGCCGAACCCGTCACGGAGCGGCGCGAGGCGTTCGTCGAATCGGCGCTCGGGCAGGTGGAGCGGGCGCTCGCCCTCGCCGCCGAGACGGGTATCGCCCCCGACCGGACCGTCCTCGCCGGGTTCTCGCAGGGCGCGGCCGTCGCCGCCGAGTACGCGACCCGGCGGCCGGAACGGTTCGGCGGCCTCGGCCTGCTTGCGGGGGGCCTGCTCGGCCCGACGGACGCGCTCGACCCCCGCGACGGGTCGCTCGCCGGCACGCCCGCGTTCCTGGGTGTCGGGGACGAGGACCCGTACGTCGGCCCGGCCCACGTCGCGGCGACGGCCGACGTGCTCCGCGCGATGGGCGCCGAGGTACGGGCCGAGACGTACCCGGACCTCGGACACGCCGTCGGCGACGGGGAGATAGCGGGGCTGAACGACCTCGTCGGGGGCGTCGCGCCGGAGTGA
- a CDS encoding VOC family protein, translating to MSQQSDRPPVTADLPEAPFHTTGTDHITVWGSNEADTVAFYRDLLGMPLVLRQPNLDDPSQTHLFFDTGDGRILTFFVSDDRDSARAQRTSTGAVHHLCFSVDPEEFEEVMAAIEEDGRGYNVFDRGIFHSLYTRDNNGLVIELSTDKYEIPDDRRGEVLATAQRLREEDGADYAEDEHMRAAIEELGMEVVEYDLPDAETGVGGI from the coding sequence ATGTCACAGCAGTCCGACCGGCCGCCCGTCACCGCCGACCTGCCCGAGGCCCCGTTCCACACCACCGGTACCGATCACATCACCGTCTGGGGGTCGAACGAGGCGGACACCGTCGCCTTCTACCGCGACCTCTTGGGGATGCCGCTCGTGCTCCGCCAGCCGAACCTCGACGACCCCTCGCAGACGCACCTCTTCTTCGACACCGGGGACGGGCGCATCCTCACCTTCTTCGTGAGCGACGACCGCGACTCCGCGCGCGCTCAGCGCACCAGCACGGGCGCGGTCCACCACCTCTGTTTCAGCGTCGACCCGGAGGAGTTCGAGGAAGTCATGGCGGCCATCGAGGAGGACGGCCGCGGCTACAACGTCTTCGACCGGGGTATCTTCCACTCGCTGTACACCCGCGACAACAACGGCCTCGTCATCGAGCTCTCGACGGACAAGTACGAGATCCCCGACGACCGGCGCGGCGAGGTGCTGGCGACGGCCCAGCGGCTCCGCGAGGAGGACGGCGCCGACTACGCGGAGGACGAACACATGCGCGCGGCCATCGAGGAACTCGGCATGGAGGTCGTCGAGTACGACCTCCCCGACGCCGAGACGGGCGTCGGCGGTATCTGA
- a CDS encoding helix-turn-helix domain-containing protein translates to MNDSAAVRGDGGPKLTDEERRVVEAALDAGYYEQPRRTTHTEVATMVGSDPVTVARTLRRAERRALRELSLTGE, encoded by the coding sequence GTGAACGATTCCGCGGCCGTGCGCGGCGACGGCGGCCCGAAGCTCACCGACGAGGAGCGGCGCGTCGTCGAGGCCGCTCTCGACGCCGGCTACTACGAACAGCCGCGGAGGACGACCCACACCGAGGTCGCGACGATGGTCGGCTCCGACCCGGTGACCGTCGCGCGGACGCTCCGGCGCGCGGAGCGGCGGGCGCTCCGCGAGCTCTCCCTCACCGGGGAGTGA
- a CDS encoding pirin family protein, translated as MSDPRAAERVVHPGGMNASRVMPTGARDHLDPFVVFERFYIEPHQGFDTHPHRGFEIISYMLEGAMAHADSMGHESVAREGDAMRVTTGSGMRHSEMPDEGAACNGLQLWVNLPRDEKTVEPSYEDASAEELPVRETDGATVTTVVGEGSPLSLHTPVSYEVAALSGAWTWSVPEGWNGFAYGIDGEGTADGEAFGGGDFIDVEGGGETAFDGEGLRVACIAGRPHGEPIRQRGPFVE; from the coding sequence ATGTCCGACCCCCGCGCCGCCGAGCGCGTCGTCCACCCCGGCGGGATGAACGCCAGCCGCGTGATGCCCACCGGCGCCCGCGACCACCTCGACCCGTTCGTCGTCTTCGAGCGCTTCTACATCGAGCCCCACCAGGGGTTCGACACCCACCCGCACCGCGGCTTCGAGATAATCTCGTACATGCTGGAGGGCGCGATGGCACACGCCGACTCGATGGGCCACGAGAGCGTCGCCCGCGAGGGGGACGCGATGCGCGTCACCACCGGCTCCGGGATGCGCCACTCCGAGATGCCCGACGAGGGCGCGGCCTGTAACGGCCTCCAACTGTGGGTGAACCTCCCCCGCGACGAGAAGACGGTCGAGCCGAGCTACGAGGACGCGAGCGCCGAGGAGCTCCCCGTCCGCGAGACGGACGGCGCGACGGTCACCACCGTCGTCGGCGAGGGGTCGCCGCTGTCGCTCCACACGCCCGTCTCCTACGAGGTGGCCGCGCTCTCCGGCGCGTGGACGTGGTCGGTGCCCGAGGGCTGGAACGGCTTCGCCTACGGTATCGACGGCGAAGGGACCGCCGACGGGGAGGCGTTCGGGGGCGGCGACTTCATCGACGTGGAGGGCGGCGGCGAGACGGCCTTCGACGGCGAGGGGCTCCGGGTCGCCTGTATCGCGGGCCGGCCGCACGGCGAGCCGATACGTCAGCGCGGGCCGTTCGTGGAGTAG
- a CDS encoding CoA transferase subunit A: MTVVDMETAIDGALSDGDSLYLGGFTHLIPFAAGHEIIRQGYDDLHLVRATPDLVYDQLIAAGCATAVTFSWAGNPGVGSLRAFRRAVEDGVPHEVEIDEYSHFGLTSRLSAGARDLPFVPLRTFLGSDYPEVNDNIRVVENPYDPDEEVAVVPPLKPDVAVVSAQRADEDGNAQIWGIQGEIVEAAMAADTVVLTVEEVVDESVVRSDPNRTVIPDDAVDFVVEEPFGAHPSYAQGFYDRDNDAYLEWDEVSGTHEDTLAWLDEWVHGVENRREYMEKLGAERLLDLLPKRNYATPVDMGGY, translated from the coding sequence GTGACCGTCGTCGACATGGAGACGGCGATAGACGGGGCGCTCTCGGACGGCGACAGCCTCTACCTCGGCGGGTTCACCCACCTCATCCCCTTCGCGGCCGGCCACGAGATAATCCGGCAGGGGTACGACGACCTCCACCTGGTCCGGGCGACCCCGGACCTCGTGTACGACCAGCTCATCGCCGCCGGGTGTGCGACCGCGGTCACCTTCTCGTGGGCTGGCAACCCCGGCGTCGGGAGCCTCCGGGCGTTCCGCCGCGCGGTCGAGGACGGGGTCCCCCACGAGGTCGAGATAGACGAGTACTCCCACTTCGGGCTGACCTCGCGGCTCTCCGCCGGCGCGCGGGACCTCCCGTTCGTTCCCCTGCGGACGTTCCTCGGGTCGGACTACCCCGAGGTGAACGACAACATCCGCGTCGTGGAGAACCCCTACGACCCCGACGAGGAGGTGGCCGTCGTGCCGCCGCTGAAGCCGGACGTGGCCGTCGTCAGCGCCCAGCGCGCCGACGAGGACGGTAACGCGCAGATATGGGGCATCCAGGGCGAGATCGTCGAGGCCGCGATGGCCGCCGACACCGTCGTCCTCACGGTCGAGGAGGTGGTCGACGAGTCGGTCGTGCGCTCGGACCCGAACCGGACCGTCATCCCGGACGACGCGGTCGATTTCGTCGTGGAGGAGCCGTTCGGCGCGCACCCCTCCTACGCGCAGGGGTTCTACGACCGCGACAACGACGCCTACCTGGAGTGGGACGAGGTGTCGGGCACGCACGAGGACACGCTGGCGTGGCTCGACGAGTGGGTCCACGGCGTCGAGAACCGCCGCGAGTACATGGAGAAACTCGGCGCGGAACGCCTGCTCGACCTCCTGCCGAAGCGGAACTACGCGACGCCGGTGGACATGGGGGGGTACTGA
- a CDS encoding PAS domain S-box protein, with amino-acid sequence MAAGMEPESFTDRAFFEALVQNGSDAIVTIDTESRIRFANDATERVFGYEPAELVGEPLTRIMPDRFHEAHHSAVDRYLETGDRTLDWGGIELPAEHADGHEIQVSVTFEEYEYEGETVFSGIMRDISDRKERERKLEQQNEQLERFASVVSHDLRSPLQTAKATLAVARANDDEEALAELDDLLDRMDELVDDVLALATQGQAVDDPEEVSLATVADEAWHVAGGDQTFETDERRLVADPERLRTLLENLFRNVDDHADAGSVRVGALPDGFYVEDDGRGLDGVETDRLFEHGYTTADEGTGIGLNIVETVATAHGWRVGAGESDDGGARFEFHEVVTR; translated from the coding sequence ATGGCCGCGGGGATGGAACCGGAGTCGTTCACCGACCGGGCGTTCTTCGAGGCGCTGGTCCAGAACGGCTCCGACGCGATCGTGACGATAGACACGGAGAGCCGCATCCGCTTCGCGAACGACGCGACGGAGCGGGTGTTCGGTTACGAGCCGGCCGAACTCGTCGGCGAGCCGCTGACGCGGATCATGCCGGACCGGTTCCACGAGGCCCACCACAGCGCCGTGGACCGGTACCTGGAGACCGGCGACCGCACCCTCGACTGGGGCGGCATCGAGCTGCCGGCCGAACACGCCGACGGCCACGAGATACAGGTCTCGGTCACCTTCGAGGAGTACGAGTACGAGGGCGAGACGGTGTTCTCGGGCATCATGCGCGATATCTCCGACCGGAAGGAGCGCGAGCGCAAGCTCGAACAGCAGAACGAGCAGCTCGAACGGTTCGCCTCCGTCGTGAGCCACGACCTGCGGAGCCCGCTCCAGACGGCGAAGGCGACGCTCGCCGTGGCGCGCGCGAACGACGACGAGGAGGCCCTCGCCGAACTGGACGACCTGCTCGACCGGATGGACGAACTCGTCGACGACGTGCTCGCGCTGGCGACGCAGGGGCAGGCCGTCGACGACCCCGAGGAGGTGTCGCTCGCAACCGTCGCCGACGAGGCGTGGCACGTGGCCGGCGGCGACCAGACGTTCGAGACCGACGAGCGGCGGCTGGTGGCCGACCCCGAGCGGCTCCGGACGCTGCTTGAGAACCTCTTCCGCAACGTCGACGACCACGCCGACGCCGGGAGCGTGCGGGTCGGGGCGCTCCCCGACGGCTTCTACGTCGAGGACGACGGCCGCGGGCTCGACGGCGTCGAGACCGACCGCCTGTTCGAGCACGGCTACACGACCGCCGACGAAGGGACCGGCATCGGCCTGAACATCGTCGAGACGGTGGCGACGGCCCACGGCTGGCGCGTCGGGGCGGGCGAGAGCGACGACGGCGGCGCCCGCTTCGAGTTCCACGAGGTGGTGACGCGGTGA
- a CDS encoding alpha/beta fold hydrolase has translation MDSRTVAGGGGVDIRVDAYGPADARPVLMLHGYSQCRLAWRGQYRSSLADDYRLLCVDLRGHGASDKPRDAYDDPALWAADIEAVLDAFGAEDAAVVAWSYAGLVALDYLAERGTDRVAGVDFVGAVSSIGSPEATARLGEEYVGLMGDLTATDAEASMAGVEGLVRVCRAGEPSPEELYLEMGYTAAVPPHVRDALRSRTVDREDTLAGLEVPVLFTHGSEDAVVLPETEAHHADLLPTAERSVYEGVGHSPFAEAPDRFNDELRAFLDSL, from the coding sequence ATGGACTCGCGAACCGTCGCCGGCGGGGGCGGCGTCGACATCCGCGTCGACGCGTACGGTCCCGCCGACGCCCGGCCCGTCCTCATGCTCCACGGCTACTCGCAGTGCCGGCTGGCGTGGCGCGGACAGTACCGCTCGTCGCTCGCCGACGACTACCGACTGCTGTGCGTCGACCTCCGGGGCCACGGCGCCTCGGACAAGCCGCGCGACGCCTACGACGACCCGGCGCTGTGGGCCGCCGATATCGAAGCCGTCCTCGACGCCTTCGGCGCCGAGGACGCCGCCGTCGTCGCGTGGTCGTACGCCGGCCTCGTCGCGCTCGACTACCTCGCGGAGCGGGGGACGGACCGCGTCGCGGGCGTCGACTTCGTCGGCGCGGTGTCGAGCATCGGGTCGCCCGAGGCGACCGCCCGCCTCGGCGAGGAGTACGTCGGGCTGATGGGCGACCTGACCGCGACGGACGCCGAGGCGTCGATGGCCGGCGTCGAGGGGCTCGTGCGCGTCTGTCGCGCCGGGGAGCCGTCCCCCGAGGAGCTGTACCTGGAGATGGGGTACACCGCCGCCGTCCCGCCGCACGTGCGCGACGCGCTCCGGTCGCGGACGGTGGACCGCGAGGACACCCTCGCCGGGCTGGAGGTGCCCGTCCTGTTCACCCACGGGAGCGAGGACGCCGTCGTCCTCCCCGAGACGGAGGCGCACCACGCCGACCTCCTCCCCACCGCCGAGCGCTCGGTGTACGAGGGCGTCGGCCACTCCCCCTTCGCCGAGGCGCCCGACCGCTTCAACGACGAGCTCCGGGCGTTCCTCGACTCGCTGTAG
- a CDS encoding iron-containing alcohol dehydrogenase family protein, with product METDPAPGFEFDYAAGKIHSGPGRVARLGDELDARGYERALVVTGRTVGSTPAVMGPVRDALGDRLVGEFAGTTPGKYLAEALSAAERVRREDADALVAVGSGSSLDVAKAAAALCSHDGPLRDTAERMVARGEVVVAPDGGATPTLTVPTTLAGADLSAIAGSKLALDPEAAPDDELPNGDIADRRLMPEALFYDTDLFRETPAGVLAASAMNGFDKAVEALYSPYSTPITDGTASRAVGLVTDHAGALAGGDPSDEQLAAAVDGVLLAQYGISTPGRYRVSVIHAFAHGFSHDYEAHQGTAHGILAPHVLRYVFEHVDGRRELLAEAFGADAAALSPDEQAEAVVAGVESVRDALDLPARLRTLEGFSRGDMGAVAAEIADDRLLDAAPRGLDLDTAAIESVLERAW from the coding sequence ATGGAGACGGACCCGGCGCCCGGCTTCGAGTTCGACTACGCCGCGGGGAAGATACACAGCGGCCCCGGCCGCGTCGCGAGGCTCGGCGACGAACTCGACGCGCGCGGCTACGAGCGCGCGCTCGTCGTCACGGGCCGGACGGTCGGGTCGACCCCGGCGGTGATGGGGCCGGTGCGCGACGCGCTCGGCGACCGCCTCGTCGGGGAGTTCGCGGGGACGACGCCCGGCAAGTACCTCGCGGAGGCGCTCTCCGCGGCCGAGCGCGTGCGGCGCGAGGACGCGGACGCGCTCGTCGCCGTCGGGAGCGGCAGCAGCCTCGACGTGGCGAAGGCGGCGGCGGCGCTGTGTTCACACGACGGCCCGCTCCGCGACACCGCCGAACGGATGGTCGCCCGCGGCGAGGTGGTCGTCGCCCCCGACGGCGGCGCGACGCCGACGCTCACCGTCCCGACGACGCTCGCGGGCGCGGACCTGTCGGCCATCGCCGGCTCGAAGCTCGCGCTCGACCCCGAGGCCGCGCCCGACGACGAACTCCCCAACGGCGACATCGCGGACCGCCGGCTGATGCCCGAGGCGCTCTTCTACGACACGGACCTGTTCCGCGAGACGCCCGCGGGCGTGCTCGCGGCGTCGGCGATGAACGGCTTCGACAAGGCCGTCGAGGCGCTGTACTCGCCGTACTCGACACCCATCACCGACGGCACCGCCTCGCGCGCCGTCGGACTGGTGACCGACCACGCGGGCGCGCTGGCCGGCGGCGACCCGTCGGACGAACAGCTCGCGGCGGCCGTCGACGGCGTTCTGCTCGCGCAGTACGGCATCTCGACGCCGGGCCGCTACCGGGTGTCGGTGATACACGCCTTCGCGCACGGCTTCTCGCACGACTACGAGGCCCACCAGGGGACGGCCCACGGGATACTCGCGCCCCACGTCCTCCGGTACGTCTTCGAGCACGTCGACGGCCGCCGCGAACTGCTCGCCGAGGCGTTCGGGGCCGACGCCGCCGCGCTGTCGCCGGACGAACAGGCGGAGGCGGTGGTCGCGGGCGTCGAGTCCGTCCGCGACGCGCTGGACCTGCCCGCGCGACTGCGGACGCTGGAGGGGTTCTCGCGGGGGGACATGGGGGCCGTCGCGGCCGAGATAGCCGACGACCGCCTGCTCGACGCCGCGCCCCGCGGGCTCGACCTCGACACGGCCGCCATCGAGTCCGTCCTCGAACGGGCGTGGTGA
- a CDS encoding response regulator: MTAASNDRLSTDGAGDDGREPVVLVVDDEERVTQAFDLWLDGYDVRTATSGEAALETLDDEVDVILLDRQMPGMNGDEVLERVREGEHSPRVAMVTGVAPTFDVVDMPFDDYLEKPVGQEELRAVIERLLDRSAYDERIAELEATTRKVELLRERHTDSELADSEEFGELTDRRDRLRYEADELLADLGPEEFARLMQDL, encoded by the coding sequence GTGACCGCGGCCTCGAACGACCGGCTCTCGACGGACGGCGCGGGCGACGACGGCCGCGAGCCGGTCGTCCTCGTCGTCGACGACGAGGAGCGCGTGACGCAGGCGTTCGACCTCTGGCTCGACGGGTACGACGTGCGCACGGCCACCTCCGGCGAGGCGGCCCTGGAGACGCTCGACGACGAGGTGGACGTGATACTGCTCGACCGGCAGATGCCGGGGATGAACGGCGACGAGGTGCTCGAACGGGTGCGCGAGGGCGAGCACTCGCCGCGCGTGGCGATGGTCACCGGCGTCGCGCCGACGTTCGACGTGGTGGACATGCCGTTCGACGACTACCTGGAGAAGCCCGTCGGGCAGGAGGAGTTGCGGGCGGTCATCGAGCGCCTGCTCGACCGCTCGGCGTACGACGAGCGCATCGCCGAACTGGAGGCCACGACGCGGAAGGTCGAGCTGTTGCGCGAGCGACACACCGACTCGGAGCTGGCCGACAGCGAGGAGTTCGGCGAGCTGACCGACCGGCGCGACCGGCTCCGGTACGAGGCCGACGAACTGCTCGCGGACCTCGGTCCCGAGGAGTTCGCCCGGCTGATGCAGGACCTGTAA
- a CDS encoding VOC family protein translates to MVAVDGIHHVTAFSDDPQENYDFFTNVLGLRFVKRTVRFDVPEKIYHLYYGDEDGTPGTVVTYFPMSNMEMGQGQVGKGQMESTRLVIPEGSVEYWTDRFDDHGVEYAVSERFDETAVAFTDPDGTPYELVTGESSIEPWDGGDVPEEHGIRGFHSVALLSADPAGTIDVLETMGWERVGMHEHFQAADIVRYRSPVDGAHANVVDVLIRPNAPEGRQGIGTYLHVAFRVPNNWEQDTVAEALEANGHIPTSRKDRDYFRSRYISEPGGAVFEFATTDGSFDVDEPKEELGENLVVPEWLDVDLEYIEEQLPPLETN, encoded by the coding sequence ATGGTAGCAGTCGACGGCATCCACCACGTGACGGCGTTCTCGGACGACCCGCAGGAGAACTACGACTTCTTCACGAACGTGCTCGGCCTCCGCTTCGTGAAGCGGACGGTGCGGTTCGACGTGCCCGAGAAGATATACCACCTCTACTACGGCGACGAGGACGGCACGCCCGGCACCGTCGTGACCTACTTCCCGATGTCCAACATGGAGATGGGCCAGGGACAGGTCGGCAAGGGGCAGATGGAGTCGACCCGGCTCGTCATCCCCGAGGGGTCGGTCGAGTACTGGACCGACCGCTTCGACGACCACGGCGTCGAGTACGCCGTGAGCGAGCGGTTCGACGAGACGGCCGTCGCCTTCACCGACCCGGACGGCACCCCGTACGAACTCGTCACGGGCGAGTCCTCCATCGAGCCGTGGGACGGCGGCGACGTGCCCGAGGAACACGGCATCCGCGGCTTCCACTCCGTCGCGCTGCTGTCGGCCGACCCCGCCGGCACCATCGACGTGCTGGAGACGATGGGCTGGGAGCGCGTCGGGATGCACGAACACTTCCAGGCGGCCGACATCGTCCGCTACCGCTCGCCGGTCGACGGCGCGCACGCGAACGTGGTGGACGTGCTCATCCGGCCCAACGCCCCGGAGGGCCGGCAGGGCATCGGCACGTACCTCCACGTCGCGTTCCGCGTCCCGAACAACTGGGAGCAGGACACCGTCGCCGAGGCGCTGGAGGCGAACGGCCACATCCCGACCTCGCGGAAGGACCGGGACTACTTCCGCTCGCGGTACATCTCGGAGCCGGGCGGCGCGGTCTTCGAGTTCGCGACGACCGACGGGAGCTTCGACGTGGACGAGCCCAAGGAGGAACTCGGCGAGAACCTCGTCGTCCCCGAGTGGCTCGACGTGGACCTCGAGTACATCGAGGAACAGCTCCCGCCGCTCGAAACCAACTGA